The Longimicrobiaceae bacterium genome has a window encoding:
- a CDS encoding AAA family ATPase translates to MSISTLWEPFGLSGNPFFQSELRTSDSAHPVSLFVGRDGELERVRRRLSTDTATRTIIEGAPGVGKTTFVNRLKADLASLGLATYDQPVRIESTTTRSSFIADVLRTLLRIRLGAGLDNESGIWSRTARILEGGELIGGSVSLMGLGAGMSRGYVAPQAPPDSLYEHLGAALDHMAAEIGAPVVLHINNLEALTIEHAQAAATLVLDLRDYLLIPGAHWMFVGATGIETTIFRTHEQVGGIFPAALVLESLSPASVERLLALRYEHLKLAKHSVTPPIEPAEAARLYALYQGDLRNFLRLLTEAAEAILGVHGVRPMTEADVRRVAAPDCQRRLRERVGEDDFAQLKRILDGHAAGEVRVADAAKSTKLSQAGVSKLFQRLEQKKAIHATRTAGKSRYYRASGDVLVAFGVSADELLASPRE, encoded by the coding sequence ATGTCGATCTCTACTTTGTGGGAGCCGTTCGGGCTGAGCGGAAATCCGTTCTTCCAAAGTGAGCTGCGTACGAGTGACTCCGCTCACCCGGTAAGCCTCTTCGTTGGCCGAGATGGCGAGCTTGAGCGTGTGCGGCGGCGTCTCTCGACGGATACGGCGACACGCACGATCATCGAAGGGGCACCGGGGGTGGGGAAGACCACTTTCGTGAATCGCCTCAAGGCCGACCTGGCGAGTCTCGGGCTCGCCACGTACGACCAGCCGGTGCGGATCGAGTCGACGACCACGCGCAGCTCGTTCATTGCGGACGTGCTGCGAACGCTCCTGCGAATCCGTCTCGGTGCGGGGCTCGACAACGAGAGCGGAATCTGGTCGCGCACCGCCCGTATCCTGGAGGGCGGCGAACTGATCGGCGGATCGGTATCGCTCATGGGGTTGGGAGCAGGGATGTCGCGCGGCTACGTAGCGCCTCAAGCTCCACCCGACTCGCTGTACGAACACCTCGGCGCCGCGCTGGACCACATGGCCGCCGAGATCGGCGCGCCCGTGGTACTGCACATAAACAACCTGGAAGCCCTGACGATCGAGCATGCGCAGGCCGCGGCCACGCTGGTTCTCGACCTGCGGGACTACCTCCTGATCCCCGGTGCGCACTGGATGTTCGTGGGAGCCACGGGTATCGAGACCACGATCTTCCGAACCCACGAGCAGGTAGGCGGGATCTTCCCGGCCGCCCTGGTTCTCGAGTCGCTCTCCCCGGCATCCGTCGAACGCCTGCTTGCATTGCGGTACGAACATCTCAAGCTCGCGAAACACTCCGTCACTCCGCCCATCGAGCCCGCGGAAGCGGCAAGGCTGTACGCGTTGTACCAGGGAGACCTTCGCAACTTCCTGCGCCTGCTCACCGAAGCCGCCGAGGCGATCTTAGGGGTCCACGGGGTGCGGCCGATGACCGAGGCAGATGTACGGCGAGTGGCGGCCCCGGACTGCCAACGCAGGCTTCGAGAGCGTGTGGGTGAGGACGACTTCGCCCAGCTCAAGCGAATCCTCGACGGCCATGCCGCGGGCGAGGTGCGCGTTGCTGATGCAGCCAAGTCCACGAAGCTCAGCCAGGCAGGGGTTAGCAAGCTGTTTCAGCGCCTGGAGCAGAAGAAGGCGATCCACGCCACACGTACCGCCGGGAAAAGCCGATACTACCGTGCGAGCGGAGACGTGCTCGTCGCCTTCGGCGTGTCGGCCGATGAGCTTCTCGCCTCACCGCGCGAGTAG
- a CDS encoding glycosyltransferase family 39 protein, with product MAKTQTSAEGPAVRAGMRRARVAVPALNGRGIVVDAEPVRAADAVPGAEKLGIAAILLVGAALRMWGLRSFPLDQDELYTVMEGRDLFHVALAPGIHARPLYFLLQHVMLSLFPATEGWLRLVPFVAGVAGIWAVWVLARRVFGGAAGLVAAVLVAVAPWHLHESGFARYWSVLFLLSALFQRALWEAYGRERMRGFVAALVPLALGSATHPSFAFPAAGAALGVTLVRADGRFGWRWPSRLAWMGLWMPYLALIAAGWAALRLGGHSGALQNWGGRGWLSTLRLVPAVAEWLSPAMCVAGLLGAAAALASGDAGRRRWGAMAACGVAATLSGMMIAAFRTDVYADYATAMLPLVFVSAGGLVQMGVERMASGRALAAWAATAVLCAAVLPATVSHISSGTRYDYRPAFAYLRAHAAGARVLTWPRVVADRYAAGLNVREMRHDPAFLERELAAAGDVWVVSSVQRYGMVDDDEGLVSRWLAHRCTEEAAFERPRWDYRIYRVVVHHCVRTPGAPPRP from the coding sequence GTGGCGAAAACTCAGACATCGGCCGAGGGCCCCGCGGTTCGGGCGGGCATGCGGCGCGCGCGCGTGGCCGTTCCCGCGCTGAACGGGCGTGGCATCGTGGTAGATGCGGAGCCGGTGAGAGCTGCGGATGCGGTTCCCGGCGCGGAGAAGCTGGGTATCGCGGCGATCCTGCTGGTGGGCGCGGCGCTGCGGATGTGGGGACTGCGAAGCTTCCCGCTGGACCAGGACGAGCTCTACACGGTGATGGAGGGGCGCGACCTCTTCCACGTGGCGCTGGCGCCGGGGATCCACGCGCGGCCGCTGTACTTCCTGCTCCAGCACGTCATGCTGTCGCTCTTCCCCGCGACGGAGGGATGGCTGCGGCTGGTGCCGTTCGTGGCGGGCGTGGCGGGCATCTGGGCGGTGTGGGTGCTGGCGCGGCGGGTGTTCGGTGGCGCGGCGGGGCTGGTGGCGGCGGTGCTGGTGGCCGTTGCGCCGTGGCACCTGCACGAGAGCGGCTTCGCGCGCTACTGGTCGGTGCTCTTCCTGCTCTCCGCCCTCTTCCAGCGCGCGCTGTGGGAGGCGTACGGGCGGGAGAGGATGCGCGGCTTCGTCGCGGCCCTGGTGCCGCTGGCGCTGGGGTCGGCCACGCACCCGTCGTTCGCGTTCCCGGCCGCGGGTGCGGCGCTGGGCGTCACGCTCGTGCGGGCGGATGGGCGGTTCGGCTGGCGGTGGCCGTCGCGGCTGGCGTGGATGGGGCTGTGGATGCCGTACCTGGCGCTCATCGCGGCGGGCTGGGCGGCGCTACGGCTGGGCGGGCACTCCGGCGCGCTTCAGAACTGGGGCGGGCGCGGCTGGCTCTCCACGCTGCGCCTTGTCCCCGCCGTCGCAGAGTGGCTGTCGCCGGCGATGTGCGTGGCGGGGCTGCTGGGTGCCGCGGCCGCGCTCGCATCGGGAGATGCGGGGCGGCGGCGCTGGGGCGCGATGGCGGCCTGCGGCGTGGCTGCCACGCTGAGTGGGATGATGATCGCCGCCTTCCGCACCGACGTGTACGCGGACTACGCGACGGCCATGCTGCCGCTCGTCTTCGTCTCCGCGGGCGGGCTGGTGCAGATGGGCGTGGAGCGGATGGCGTCCGGACGTGCCCTCGCCGCCTGGGCCGCGACGGCGGTGCTGTGCGCGGCGGTGCTTCCGGCGACCGTATCGCACATCTCCAGCGGAACGCGCTACGACTACCGGCCGGCGTTCGCCTATCTGCGGGCGCATGCGGCCGGAGCGCGCGTGCTCACGTGGCCGAGAGTCGTGGCCGACCGCTACGCCGCGGGCCTGAACGTCCGCGAGATGCGCCACGATCCCGCGTTCCTGGAGCGCGAGCTGGCCGCGGCGGGCGATGTCTGGGTCGTCTCGTCGGTCCAGCGCTACGGCATGGTCGACGACGACGAGGGTCTCGTGAGCCGCTGGCTCGCCCACCGCTGCACCGAGGAAGCCGCCTTCGAGCGCCCGCGCTGGGACTACCGCATCTACCGTGTGGTCGTGCACCACTGCGTACGGACGCCGGGAGCACCGCCGCGGCCGTGA